One segment of Streptomyces sp. XD-27 DNA contains the following:
- a CDS encoding RNaseH domain-containing protein, translating into MAQPGGEHGRWLCTDNEEQAETWYNLTATEIAIIHHPDGEDVLPYALTTARLCNHALAWEHRTRHPLPIHAAIQMDKNHPEYRRTIDWEPDDATG; encoded by the coding sequence GTGGCGCAGCCAGGTGGAGAACACGGGCGTTGGCTGTGCACCGACAACGAGGAGCAGGCCGAGACCTGGTACAACCTCACCGCCACCGAGATCGCCATCATCCACCACCCCGACGGCGAGGACGTCCTCCCCTACGCCCTGACCACAGCGAGGCTGTGCAACCACGCCCTGGCCTGGGAACACCGCACCCGCCACCCCCTACCCATCCACGCCGCCATCCAGATGGACAAAAACCACCCCGAATACCGCCGCACCATCGACTGGGAACCCGACGACGCCACCGGATGA
- the gntD gene encoding guanitoxin biosynthesis L-enduracididine beta-hydroxylase GntD → MLKLQLRDEDIVAIEKITVEVAGRFSSIEDPALHQAAQVYAHELPRGLRTALVDFKLTEPSGVVVVSGLPVDDAALGPTPPDWRDKAAPDATLRLDIPFLLIGCLLGEPIGWATQQDGRVMHDIFPIRAHEHGQIGWGSAETLAWHTEDAFHPLRTDYLGLMCLRNPDGVETTFADIADVQLDDVTREALAEERFKILPDDSHRPQNQVAGGQEDPEVAELMRRSAERVDSALLSPEPVAVLFGSPKDPYVRLDPYYMRGVQGEREQRALDEIGEALDSAMGGVALTPGDIAFIDNYRVVHGRKPFQARFDGTDRWLRRLNITRDLRKSRHTRLSPESRVIY, encoded by the coding sequence ATGCTGAAGCTGCAGTTGCGCGACGAGGACATTGTCGCGATCGAGAAGATCACCGTGGAGGTCGCGGGGCGCTTCTCGTCCATCGAGGATCCCGCCCTGCACCAGGCCGCCCAGGTCTACGCGCACGAGTTGCCCCGCGGACTACGGACGGCGCTGGTCGACTTCAAGCTGACCGAGCCGTCGGGCGTGGTGGTCGTGTCCGGACTGCCGGTCGACGACGCGGCGCTCGGGCCCACCCCACCGGACTGGCGCGACAAGGCCGCGCCGGACGCGACGCTGCGCCTCGACATCCCGTTCCTGCTCATCGGCTGCCTGCTCGGCGAGCCGATCGGCTGGGCCACCCAGCAGGATGGGCGGGTCATGCACGACATCTTCCCGATACGTGCCCACGAACACGGCCAGATCGGCTGGGGAAGCGCGGAGACACTCGCCTGGCACACCGAGGACGCCTTCCATCCCCTGCGCACCGATTACCTGGGCCTCATGTGCCTTCGCAATCCCGATGGGGTGGAGACGACCTTCGCCGACATCGCCGACGTGCAGCTCGACGACGTGACGCGCGAGGCCCTGGCGGAGGAGCGTTTCAAGATCCTGCCGGACGACTCGCACCGTCCGCAGAACCAGGTCGCGGGCGGCCAGGAGGATCCCGAAGTGGCCGAGCTCATGAGGCGCAGCGCCGAGCGGGTGGACAGCGCCCTGCTGTCCCCCGAGCCGGTCGCGGTTCTCTTCGGCTCGCCGAAGGACCCGTACGTCCGGCTGGACCCCTATTACATGCGGGGTGTGCAGGGTGAACGCGAGCAGCGGGCACTGGATGAGATCGGCGAGGCCCTGGACAGCGCGATGGGCGGAGTAGCCCTGACTCCCGGCGATATTGCTTTCATCGACAACTACCGCGTGGTGCATGGCCGTAAGCCCTTCCAGGCGCGTTTCGACGGCACCGACCGTTGGCTGCGTCGGCTGAATATCACCCGTGATCTGCGCAAGTCCCGGCACACGCGGTTGTCGCCGGAGTCGCGGGTCATCTACTAA